A genomic window from Nocardioides rotundus includes:
- a CDS encoding MBL fold metallo-hydrolase, protein MVEFTEVGDRVWVARYPWFDANVTLVGGERGLVAVDTHGSTAAGRAVVDDVRRLGAGEVTAVVNTHWHFDHTFGNAAFREAYSDLPIHAHELAVAELETGAARVRERYAEDPADPHSADVLATEVVLPDHPFSGVDLLDLGDRAVELVYLGRGHTSGDLVVNVPDAGVLLAGDLVEESAPPSFGPDSWPLEWPATLDLMLGMVGERTLVVPGHGAPVDREYVDRQRHEVGVVAQTAAELAGRGVPVDQALESAEWPWPRERLAEAVGLVYAHLPRDQKRLPMA, encoded by the coding sequence ATGGTCGAGTTCACCGAGGTGGGTGACCGCGTCTGGGTCGCCCGCTACCCCTGGTTCGACGCCAACGTCACCCTGGTCGGCGGGGAGCGCGGGCTCGTGGCGGTCGACACCCACGGGTCCACCGCCGCCGGGCGCGCCGTCGTGGACGACGTACGCCGCCTCGGGGCCGGCGAGGTCACCGCGGTGGTGAACACGCACTGGCACTTCGACCACACCTTCGGCAACGCCGCGTTCCGGGAGGCGTACAGCGACCTGCCGATCCACGCACACGAGCTGGCCGTGGCCGAGCTGGAGACGGGTGCGGCGCGGGTGCGGGAGCGCTATGCCGAGGACCCCGCCGACCCGCACTCCGCCGACGTGCTCGCCACCGAGGTCGTGCTGCCCGACCACCCGTTCTCCGGGGTCGACCTGCTCGACCTGGGCGACCGGGCGGTGGAGCTGGTCTACCTCGGGCGGGGGCACACCTCCGGCGACCTGGTCGTCAACGTCCCCGACGCGGGCGTGCTGCTCGCCGGCGACCTGGTCGAGGAGTCCGCTCCCCCGTCGTTCGGGCCCGACTCCTGGCCGCTGGAGTGGCCGGCGACGCTCGACCTGATGCTCGGGATGGTCGGCGAGCGCACGCTCGTGGTGCCGGGCCATGGAGCGCCGGTGGACCGGGAGTATGTCGACCGGCAGCGGCACGAGGTCGGCGTCGTGGCCCAGACGGCCGCCGAGCTGGCCGGGCGCGGCGTGCCGGTCGATCAGGCCCTGGAGAGCGCCGAGTGGCCCTGGCCGCGCGAGCGGCTCGCCGAGGCGGTGGGGCTCGTCTACGCCCACCTGCCGCGGGACCAGAAGCGGCTGCCGATGGCCTGA
- the hrcA gene encoding heat-inducible transcriptional repressor HrcA yields MSEERKLAVLRAIVEDYVDTEEPVGSKALVERHQLGVSPATVRNDMAALEEEGFIRQPHTSAGRVPTDKGYRLFVDRLTTVKPMSTAEKRAISAFLERAVDLDDVVQRSVRLLAQLTQQVAVVQYPTLSGSTVRHVELVAMQPTRLLVVLILSTGRVEQRLADLPRELDEDGLAALRSRVLHAVTGARIQEATTALSELTEDGHPDADIAAVVSAALVEAMSDHRSDERVAIGGTANLARFGDNFDTGLRPLLEALEEHVVLLTLLGEAQSGGAVTVRIGHEGPISELSSTSVVATGYGPGQEALASLGVVGPTRMDYPGSMAAVRAVARYVSRILEQA; encoded by the coding sequence ATGTCGGAGGAGCGCAAGCTCGCCGTGCTCCGGGCGATCGTGGAGGACTACGTCGACACCGAGGAGCCCGTGGGCTCCAAGGCCCTGGTCGAGCGGCACCAGCTCGGCGTCTCCCCGGCCACCGTGCGCAACGACATGGCGGCGCTGGAGGAGGAGGGCTTCATCCGGCAGCCGCACACCAGCGCCGGGCGGGTCCCGACCGACAAGGGCTACCGCCTCTTCGTGGACCGGCTCACCACCGTGAAGCCGATGAGCACCGCGGAGAAGCGGGCCATCTCGGCCTTCCTCGAGCGCGCGGTCGACCTCGACGACGTGGTGCAGCGCTCGGTCCGGCTGCTGGCGCAGCTGACCCAGCAGGTCGCCGTGGTGCAGTACCCCACCCTCTCCGGCTCCACTGTGCGGCACGTGGAGCTGGTGGCCATGCAGCCCACGCGGCTGCTGGTCGTGCTCATCCTGTCCACCGGGCGGGTCGAGCAGCGCCTGGCCGACCTGCCGCGCGAGCTGGACGAGGACGGGCTCGCCGCCCTGCGCTCGCGGGTCCTGCACGCCGTCACCGGGGCGCGCATCCAGGAGGCGACGACCGCGCTGAGCGAGCTCACCGAGGACGGCCACCCCGACGCCGACATCGCAGCAGTGGTCTCCGCCGCGCTGGTGGAGGCCATGTCGGACCACCGCTCCGACGAGCGGGTCGCCATCGGGGGTACGGCGAACCTCGCCCGGTTCGGCGACAACTTCGACACCGGGCTGCGGCCGCTGCTGGAGGCGCTGGAGGAGCACGTCGTGCTGCTCACGCTGCTCGGCGAGGCGCAGTCCGGCGGCGCGGTCACCGTGCGGATCGGTCACGAGGGGCCGATCAGCGAGCTGTCCTCCACCTCGGTGGTGGCCACCGGCTACGGCCCCGGCCAGGAGGCGCTGGCCTCCCTCGGCGTGGTCGGCCCGACCCGGATGGACTACCCCGGAAGCATGGCCGCGGTGCGCGCCGTCGCCCGCTACGTCTCCCGCATCCTCGAGCAGGCCTGA
- the dnaJ gene encoding molecular chaperone DnaJ translates to MSQDLYELLGVDRDADGDAIKRAYRKLARQLHPDVNPDPESQDRFKAVSHAYEVLSDPQKRAAYDRGGDPFGGFGGFGGAEGQGFSFTDIMDAFFGGAAAQQGRGPRPRQRRGQDALVRMDIDLAEAAFGTARELKVDTAVECTTCHGEGTAPGTHPVTCTTCHGQGEVAQVQRSLLGEIRTLRPCPACRGYGTLIEDPCRECSGDGRVRARRSLTVKIPAGVDNGTRVQLSGEGEVGPGGGPAGDLYVELHVEPHPRFTRHGADLHCTVTLPMTAAALGTTLTLPTLEADLDDAEDDVQRDFEVEIKPGTQSGTELVQRELGVPGLRGGRGDLVVTVDVETPTRLDDRQRELLRELAGLRKEESPTGDVRPEQKSVFSRFRDAFNQH, encoded by the coding sequence GTGAGCCAGGACCTCTACGAGCTCCTCGGAGTCGACCGCGACGCCGACGGCGACGCCATCAAGCGGGCCTACCGCAAGCTGGCGCGCCAGCTGCACCCCGACGTGAACCCGGACCCGGAGTCCCAGGACCGCTTCAAGGCCGTCTCGCACGCCTACGAGGTGCTCTCGGACCCCCAGAAGCGCGCTGCCTACGACCGCGGGGGTGACCCGTTCGGCGGCTTCGGCGGCTTCGGCGGCGCCGAGGGCCAGGGCTTCTCCTTCACCGACATCATGGACGCCTTCTTCGGCGGCGCCGCCGCCCAGCAGGGCCGCGGCCCCCGACCCCGGCAGCGCCGCGGCCAGGACGCGCTCGTGCGGATGGACATCGACCTGGCCGAGGCCGCGTTCGGCACCGCGCGCGAGCTCAAGGTCGACACCGCGGTGGAGTGCACCACCTGCCACGGCGAGGGCACCGCCCCCGGCACCCACCCGGTCACCTGCACCACCTGCCACGGCCAGGGCGAGGTAGCCCAGGTCCAGCGCTCGCTCCTCGGGGAGATCCGGACCCTGCGTCCGTGCCCGGCCTGCCGCGGCTACGGCACCCTGATCGAGGACCCGTGCCGCGAGTGCTCCGGCGACGGCCGGGTCCGCGCCCGCCGCAGCCTCACGGTGAAGATCCCGGCGGGCGTCGACAACGGCACCCGCGTGCAGCTGTCCGGTGAGGGCGAGGTCGGCCCCGGCGGCGGGCCCGCCGGCGACCTCTACGTCGAGCTGCACGTCGAGCCCCACCCGCGCTTCACCCGCCACGGCGCCGACCTGCACTGCACCGTCACGCTGCCGATGACCGCGGCCGCGCTGGGCACCACGCTGACCCTGCCGACGCTCGAGGCGGACCTGGACGACGCCGAGGACGACGTGCAGCGCGACTTCGAGGTGGAGATCAAGCCCGGCACCCAGTCCGGGACCGAGCTGGTGCAGCGCGAGCTGGGCGTGCCCGGACTGCGCGGCGGCCGGGGCGACCTGGTCGTCACCGTGGACGTGGAGACCCCCACCCGGCTCGACGACCGCCAGCGAGAGCTGCTGCGCGAGCTCGCCGGGCTGCGCAAGGAGGAGTCGCCCACCGGGGACGTCCGGCCCGAGCAGAAGTCGGTCTTCAGCCGATTCCGCGACGCGTTCAACCAGCACTGA
- a CDS encoding 16S rRNA (uracil(1498)-N(3))-methyltransferase, with translation MSLPTHLVDALGEAVPGATVAVEGDEAHHAVAVRRLRAGERLVLTDGAGTRVLGEVAEAGKRRLEVTVLEVERLPEPRPAVTVVQALPKGDRGERAVEMLTEIGCATIVPWAAERSVAVWRGERAAKGVAKWRATAREAAKQARRAWLPEVTELHSTDDVAALVADADLAVVLHEASERALAWVELPADGTILVVVGPEGGLTDAEVDALTAAGAVDVRLGTEVLRTSTAGVAAVAALLSRTDRWR, from the coding sequence ATGTCCCTCCCGACCCACCTGGTCGACGCGCTGGGCGAGGCCGTCCCGGGTGCGACGGTGGCCGTGGAGGGGGACGAGGCGCATCACGCGGTGGCCGTACGCCGGCTCCGCGCCGGCGAGCGGCTGGTCCTCACCGACGGCGCCGGGACCCGGGTGCTCGGCGAGGTCGCCGAGGCCGGCAAGCGTCGTCTGGAGGTGACCGTGCTCGAGGTCGAGCGGCTGCCCGAGCCCCGGCCCGCGGTCACCGTGGTGCAGGCCCTGCCCAAGGGCGACCGCGGCGAGCGCGCGGTGGAGATGCTCACCGAGATCGGCTGCGCCACCATCGTCCCGTGGGCCGCCGAGCGCTCGGTCGCCGTGTGGCGCGGCGAGCGGGCCGCCAAGGGCGTCGCGAAGTGGCGGGCCACCGCCCGGGAGGCGGCCAAGCAGGCGCGCCGGGCCTGGCTGCCGGAGGTGACCGAGCTGCACTCCACCGACGACGTCGCCGCCCTGGTGGCCGACGCCGACCTGGCGGTCGTGCTGCACGAGGCGAGCGAGCGGGCCCTCGCGTGGGTGGAGCTGCCCGCGGACGGCACGATCCTCGTGGTGGTCGGCCCCGAGGGCGGCCTGACCGACGCCGAGGTCGACGCGCTGACGGCGGCCGGCGCGGTCGACGTACGCCTCGGAACCGAGGTCCTGCGCACGTCGACCGCCGGCGTCGCCGCCGTGGCCGCCCTGCTGTCGCGGACCGATCGCTGGCGCTGA
- a CDS encoding Gmad2 immunoglobulin-like domain-containing protein, with protein MTLSHALRRSAVVATTVLLAGCGSQTADQASSDTSGSPEGESSSAAEDSPSPTPESESSAPAAASPPSSGSSAEGRTVVPVYYAVSTQKAGPRLVREFTGVESEDPLLAAANLVTSGDPANDTYRTLWPGGEVTGVQDDESTITVALADNGLSRRPQGMTARQAHQAIQQMVYTLQGVAQARRPVTFTFEGEPAMVLGIDTSNGIRQDRALKALNLVSITTPEAGASLTGRQIRIEGVANSFEGNVVCRLIRDGEVLSEAPFTAESYMGDKLFPFEGRLPRKGAEPGPATVRCSTDDPTGGSEGSGIFNDERDVTLR; from the coding sequence ATGACCCTCTCCCATGCCCTTCGCCGTTCCGCGGTCGTAGCCACCACCGTGCTGCTCGCAGGCTGCGGGTCCCAGACCGCCGACCAGGCATCCTCCGACACCTCCGGGTCCCCCGAGGGCGAGTCCTCGAGCGCCGCCGAGGACTCGCCCTCGCCGACCCCCGAGAGCGAGTCCAGCGCCCCGGCCGCCGCCTCACCGCCCTCCTCAGGGTCATCGGCCGAGGGTCGGACGGTGGTGCCCGTCTACTACGCCGTGAGCACGCAGAAGGCCGGACCCCGGCTGGTCCGCGAGTTCACCGGCGTGGAGTCCGAGGACCCGCTGCTGGCGGCCGCGAACCTGGTGACCTCCGGCGACCCGGCCAACGACACCTACCGCACCCTGTGGCCCGGCGGAGAGGTCACCGGCGTCCAGGACGACGAATCCACCATCACCGTCGCCCTGGCCGACAACGGGCTGAGCCGCCGCCCGCAGGGGATGACGGCACGTCAGGCGCACCAGGCGATCCAGCAGATGGTCTACACCCTGCAGGGCGTCGCCCAGGCCCGACGGCCGGTCACTTTCACGTTCGAGGGCGAGCCCGCCATGGTGCTCGGCATCGACACCAGCAACGGCATCCGCCAGGACCGCGCCCTCAAGGCGCTCAACCTGGTGAGCATCACCACCCCGGAGGCCGGCGCGAGCCTGACCGGGAGGCAGATCCGGATCGAGGGCGTGGCGAACTCCTTCGAGGGCAACGTCGTGTGCCGGCTGATCCGGGACGGCGAGGTGCTCTCGGAGGCGCCGTTCACCGCCGAGAGCTACATGGGCGACAAGCTCTTCCCGTTCGAGGGGCGGCTGCCGCGCAAGGGCGCCGAGCCCGGCCCGGCGACGGTCCGCTGCTCCACCGACGACCCCACGGGCGGGTCCGAGGGGTCGGGGATCTTCAACGACGAGCGGGACGTCACCCTGCGCTGA
- a CDS encoding histidine triad nucleotide-binding protein, with translation MSDRDPDCLFCKIVAGEVPADIVLENDEAVAFRDINPQAPTHVLVIPKVHQPNAAELARNAPDALAGVFTTAAEVAAGEGLEDYRAVFNTGAGVGQTVFHAHLHVLGGRDFAWPPG, from the coding sequence ATGAGCGATCGGGACCCGGACTGCCTGTTCTGCAAGATCGTCGCGGGCGAGGTGCCCGCCGACATCGTGCTGGAGAACGACGAGGCGGTGGCCTTCCGCGACATCAACCCGCAGGCGCCGACGCACGTGCTGGTGATCCCCAAGGTGCACCAGCCGAACGCGGCCGAGCTCGCCCGGAACGCCCCGGACGCGCTCGCGGGGGTCTTCACCACCGCGGCCGAGGTGGCCGCGGGGGAGGGCCTGGAGGACTACCGCGCGGTGTTCAACACCGGCGCGGGGGTGGGGCAGACGGTCTTCCACGCCCACCTGCACGTCCTCGGCGGACGCGACTTCGCCTGGCCGCCCGGCTGA
- a CDS encoding PhoH family protein: protein MTQTPTQTTRHTVVVPPSVDMVSVLGPADEHLALIEDAFAADVHVRGNRITLAGEPGEVALAERLLDELVTIIRTGQGVTPESVERIIGMLREETQERPADVLSLNILSNRGRTIRPKTLNQKRYVDAIDQHTVTFGIGPAGTGKTYLAMAKAVQALQAKEVNRIILTRPAVEAGERLGFLPGTLSEKIDPYLRPLYDALHDMVDPESIPKLIAAGTVEVAPLAYMRGRTLNDSFVILDEAQNTTPEQMKMFLTRLGFGSKIVVTGDITQVDLPGGTRSGLRIVSEILTGIEDVSFNRLTSHDVVRHKLVGRIVAAYDDFDARQEEQVQARREERR, encoded by the coding sequence ATGACACAGACACCCACCCAGACCACTCGGCACACCGTCGTGGTGCCGCCCAGCGTCGACATGGTCAGCGTCCTCGGCCCCGCCGACGAGCACCTGGCCCTGATCGAGGACGCCTTCGCCGCCGACGTCCACGTCCGCGGCAACCGGATCACCCTGGCCGGCGAGCCCGGCGAGGTCGCCCTGGCCGAGCGGCTGCTCGACGAGCTGGTGACGATCATCCGCACCGGTCAGGGCGTCACGCCCGAGTCGGTCGAGCGGATCATCGGCATGCTCCGCGAGGAGACCCAGGAGCGGCCGGCCGACGTGCTGAGCCTCAACATCCTCTCCAACCGCGGTCGCACCATCCGCCCCAAGACGCTGAACCAGAAGCGGTACGTCGACGCGATCGACCAGCACACCGTCACCTTCGGCATCGGCCCGGCCGGCACCGGCAAGACCTACCTGGCGATGGCCAAGGCGGTCCAGGCGCTGCAGGCCAAGGAGGTCAACCGGATCATCCTGACCCGCCCGGCGGTCGAGGCCGGCGAGCGGCTGGGCTTCCTGCCCGGGACGCTGAGCGAGAAGATCGACCCCTACCTGCGGCCGCTCTACGACGCCCTGCACGACATGGTGGACCCGGAGTCGATCCCGAAGCTGATCGCCGCCGGCACCGTCGAGGTGGCGCCCTTGGCCTACATGCGCGGGCGCACCCTCAACGACTCCTTCGTGATCCTCGACGAGGCGCAGAACACCACGCCGGAGCAGATGAAGATGTTCCTGACCCGGCTCGGCTTCGGCTCCAAGATCGTGGTCACCGGCGACATCACCCAGGTCGACCTGCCCGGCGGGACCCGCTCGGGCCTGCGGATCGTCTCGGAGATCCTCACCGGCATCGAGGACGTCTCCTTCAACCGGCTCACCTCTCACGACGTGGTCCGGCACAAGCTGGTGGGCCGGATCGTCGCGGCGTACGACGACTTCGACGCGCGGCAGGAGGAGCAGGTCCAGGCCCGCCGGGAGGAGCGCCGGTGA
- the ybeY gene encoding rRNA maturation RNase YbeY, whose protein sequence is MSIEVLDESGRGVDVRRLSELGRFVMDRMRVHPLAELCIKAVDEETIAELNEQWMEKEGPTDVLAFPMDELRPGLVNEEPEEGVLGDLVLCPVVAERQGEEAGHGTVAELDFLTVHGILHLLGFDHAEPEEHREMFGLQADLLQQWRSSDAGA, encoded by the coding sequence GTGAGCATCGAGGTGCTCGACGAGTCGGGCCGCGGCGTCGACGTACGCCGTCTCTCTGAGCTCGGCAGGTTCGTGATGGACCGGATGCGGGTGCACCCGCTCGCGGAGCTGTGCATCAAGGCGGTCGACGAGGAGACCATCGCCGAGCTCAACGAGCAGTGGATGGAGAAGGAGGGCCCGACCGACGTGCTGGCCTTCCCGATGGACGAGCTGCGCCCCGGGCTGGTCAACGAAGAGCCCGAGGAGGGCGTGCTCGGGGACCTGGTGCTGTGCCCGGTCGTCGCAGAGCGGCAGGGCGAGGAGGCCGGCCACGGCACGGTGGCCGAGCTGGACTTCCTCACCGTGCACGGGATCTTGCACCTCCTCGGCTTCGACCACGCCGAGCCCGAGGAGCACCGGGAGATGTTCGGACTCCAGGCCGACCTGCTGCAGCAGTGGCGGTCCTCGGACGCGGGCGCGTGA
- a CDS encoding cytidine deaminase, with product MPELAPEDAKLVTLARSVRARTGAEEGAAVRDNDGRTYAGASVALPSLTLTALQVCVAMAVSSGARGLEAAVVLVEDPDVDVDAAAAGELAGGAVPVLVGDHSGTIARTDITDGGGR from the coding sequence ATGCCTGAGCTCGCCCCCGAGGACGCCAAGCTGGTCACCCTCGCCCGGTCCGTGCGCGCCCGGACCGGCGCGGAGGAGGGGGCGGCGGTCCGTGACAACGACGGGCGCACCTACGCCGGCGCCAGCGTCGCGCTGCCGTCGCTGACCCTGACCGCGCTCCAGGTCTGCGTGGCCATGGCGGTCTCCTCGGGTGCCCGAGGCCTGGAGGCGGCCGTCGTGCTGGTCGAGGACCCCGACGTCGACGTGGACGCCGCGGCCGCGGGGGAGCTCGCCGGAGGCGCCGTACCCGTCCTGGTCGGCGACCACAGCGGAACGATCGCGCGCACCGACATCACCGACGGCGGCGGCCGGTGA
- a CDS encoding siderophore-interacting protein — translation MSTRAQQLAATVLRREQLSPHLVRLVLGGDGLAGFASTGIPDEWVGLVVPGQFQSRYYTVRSWAGGELTLDVVVHDEGLVTEWAMQDCVGDTVTVTEPKGSYDPPPSAGWLLLVGDLTAMPAMARIAEETPVADVRILAEAPDHLPGYLPASASVTWLAPPGQGASALAEAVEGLEWPEGTGYFWMAGESAQMRAIRKHLMRVRQLPSSDYDVMGYWRGGARRQPRAVDPGPIYRAGKAAGKTDEEIWADYDAAREGEDS, via the coding sequence GTGAGCACCCGCGCCCAGCAGCTCGCCGCGACCGTGCTGCGTCGCGAGCAGCTCAGCCCGCATCTGGTGCGGCTCGTGCTCGGTGGGGACGGGCTGGCCGGCTTCGCGTCCACCGGGATCCCCGACGAGTGGGTCGGGCTCGTGGTGCCCGGCCAGTTCCAGTCCCGCTACTACACCGTCCGCTCGTGGGCCGGCGGCGAGCTCACCCTCGACGTGGTGGTCCACGACGAGGGGCTGGTGACGGAGTGGGCGATGCAGGACTGCGTCGGCGACACGGTCACCGTGACCGAGCCGAAGGGCTCCTACGACCCGCCCCCGAGCGCCGGCTGGCTGCTGCTGGTCGGCGACCTCACCGCGATGCCCGCGATGGCCCGGATCGCCGAGGAGACCCCGGTCGCCGATGTGCGGATCCTCGCCGAGGCCCCCGACCACCTGCCCGGCTACCTGCCCGCCTCGGCGAGCGTCACCTGGCTGGCCCCACCGGGCCAGGGCGCCTCCGCGCTCGCCGAGGCCGTCGAGGGCCTGGAGTGGCCCGAGGGCACGGGCTACTTCTGGATGGCCGGGGAGTCCGCGCAGATGCGGGCGATCCGCAAGCACCTGATGCGGGTGCGGCAGCTGCCGAGCAGCGACTACGACGTGATGGGCTACTGGCGCGGCGGGGCCCGGCGGCAGCCCCGCGCGGTCGACCCCGGGCCGATCTACCGCGCCGGCAAGGCCGCGGGGAAGACCGACGAGGAGATCTGGGCGGACTACGACGCCGCCCGGGAGGGTGAGGACTCATGA
- the era gene encoding GTPase Era, with amino-acid sequence MSDLPPPAPAPAMPAFDEGFRSGFACFVGRPNAGKSTLTNALVGQKIAITSDKPQTTRSTVRGIVHRPDGQLILVDTPGLHRPRTLLGERLNDLVRTTWSEVDVVACCFPVNEKPGPGDRFLVSEVAKVRRTPRIAVVTKTDLATPEQVGAQLLAVAELGRETGAEWEEIVPVSAHAHDQVDLLADLLLARMPEGPPLYPDGELTDAPEETLAAELIREAALDGVRDELPHSIAVVVEEMGLREGRDEDRPLLDIHAVVYVERDSQKGIVIGRRGARLREVGRAARTQIEALLGTPVFLDLQVKVAKDWQRDPRQLRKLGF; translated from the coding sequence ATGAGCGACCTGCCACCCCCGGCTCCCGCACCGGCGATGCCGGCCTTCGACGAGGGCTTCCGCTCCGGCTTCGCCTGCTTCGTCGGCCGCCCCAACGCCGGCAAGTCCACGCTGACCAACGCGCTGGTCGGGCAGAAGATCGCGATCACGAGCGATAAGCCGCAGACCACCCGCTCCACCGTGCGCGGCATCGTGCACCGCCCGGACGGCCAGCTGATCCTGGTGGACACCCCGGGCCTCCACCGCCCGCGCACCCTGCTGGGCGAGCGGCTCAACGACCTGGTCCGCACCACGTGGTCGGAGGTGGACGTGGTGGCCTGCTGCTTCCCGGTCAACGAGAAGCCCGGCCCGGGGGACCGCTTCCTGGTCTCGGAGGTCGCCAAGGTGCGCCGTACCCCCCGGATCGCGGTGGTCACCAAGACCGACCTCGCCACGCCCGAGCAGGTCGGCGCCCAGCTGCTCGCTGTCGCCGAGCTGGGCCGGGAGACCGGCGCTGAGTGGGAGGAGATCGTGCCGGTGTCCGCGCATGCGCACGACCAGGTGGACCTGCTGGCCGACCTGCTGCTCGCGCGGATGCCGGAGGGACCACCGCTCTACCCCGACGGCGAGCTGACCGATGCGCCCGAGGAGACGCTCGCCGCCGAGCTGATCCGGGAGGCCGCCCTGGACGGCGTCCGGGACGAGCTCCCGCACTCGATCGCCGTGGTGGTCGAGGAGATGGGGCTGCGCGAGGGCCGGGACGAGGACCGGCCGCTGCTCGACATCCATGCGGTGGTGTACGTCGAGCGCGACTCGCAGAAGGGGATCGTGATCGGCCGTCGCGGTGCCCGCCTGCGCGAGGTGGGCCGGGCCGCGCGGACCCAGATCGAGGCGCTCCTCGGCACGCCGGTCTTCCTCGACCTGCAGGTCAAGGTCGCCAAGGACTGGCAGCGCGACCCCCGCCAGCTGCGCAAGCTCGGCTTCTGA
- a CDS encoding septum formation family protein, which yields MTRPATRLCALAIAAVLLLLSACSAGQPAEDATSAPSESPSTSATPTPTPASEPARPPVPACYDLDYDQAVKPTTGADPVPCGDRHTSSTFFVGEADSVVSGHLLAVDSDRVQRQIAEACPRRLPRFLGTTPRELRLSMLRAIWFSPSIEASDAGANWFRCDVIALADDRQLARLEGRMRGVLGTAAGRERYGVCGTTKPGAPKFRRIVCARPHSWRAIDSFDGPAGRYPGPARLRSIGEDICQAAARSRAANSLDYEWAMDWPTREQWREGQRWGLCWAPDA from the coding sequence ATGACACGTCCGGCCACCCGGCTGTGTGCCCTGGCGATCGCCGCGGTCCTGCTGCTGCTCTCCGCCTGCAGCGCCGGACAGCCCGCCGAGGACGCGACGTCGGCTCCCTCGGAGAGCCCGAGCACGAGCGCCACACCGACGCCCACGCCGGCGTCCGAGCCCGCCCGGCCCCCCGTGCCGGCCTGCTACGACCTCGACTACGACCAGGCGGTCAAGCCGACGACCGGCGCCGACCCGGTGCCCTGCGGCGACCGCCACACCTCCAGCACGTTCTTCGTCGGCGAGGCCGACTCGGTCGTGAGCGGGCACCTGCTGGCCGTGGACTCCGACCGGGTCCAGCGCCAGATCGCCGAGGCGTGCCCGCGTCGCCTGCCCCGCTTCCTGGGGACGACGCCGCGCGAGCTGCGGCTGAGCATGCTCCGCGCCATCTGGTTCTCCCCCAGCATCGAGGCCTCCGACGCGGGCGCGAACTGGTTCCGCTGCGACGTGATCGCCCTCGCCGACGACCGGCAGCTGGCCCGGCTCGAGGGGCGGATGCGCGGGGTGCTCGGCACCGCGGCCGGCCGGGAGCGGTACGGCGTGTGCGGCACCACCAAGCCGGGCGCACCGAAGTTCCGCCGGATCGTCTGCGCCCGGCCGCACTCCTGGCGCGCGATCGACTCCTTCGACGGCCCGGCGGGCCGCTACCCCGGCCCTGCTCGGCTGCGCTCCATCGGCGAGGACATCTGCCAGGCGGCCGCCCGCTCCCGGGCCGCGAACAGCCTCGACTACGAGTGGGCGATGGACTGGCCGACCCGCGAACAGTGGCGCGAGGGACAGCGCTGGGGGCTGTGCTGGGCCCCGGACGCCTGA
- a CDS encoding septum formation family protein, which yields MRAAALALCALLALTGCSGSAVPGLAPDDQGADPDPAQVDAVEAPELDACRMLTPEDVAQPTNATSTVPCSQPHTARTYAVGQLPSRFDEAERDSRQLGAFAYDTCGTKFRRFVGADESIAMRTVLSWAWFRPSQEAWDEGARWYRCDLVGGGEQSKEYVRLPAQSRGLLLGGQPPDRWMVCAVGPAVSGSVKVPCSQKHDWRAISTVVLGKADDPYPGDRVVEVRTREFCSDQVGAYLEYPVDYDFGYTWFHEAEWDAGNRRSVCWVRTDA from the coding sequence ATGCGAGCCGCTGCCCTAGCGCTGTGTGCGCTGCTCGCGCTCACCGGCTGCTCCGGCAGTGCCGTCCCGGGCCTGGCGCCCGACGACCAGGGGGCCGACCCCGATCCCGCTCAGGTCGACGCGGTCGAGGCACCCGAGCTCGACGCCTGCCGGATGCTGACGCCCGAGGACGTGGCTCAGCCGACCAACGCGACCAGCACGGTCCCCTGCAGCCAGCCGCACACCGCCCGCACCTACGCGGTCGGGCAGCTGCCCTCCCGCTTCGACGAGGCGGAGCGCGACTCCCGGCAACTCGGCGCGTTCGCCTACGACACCTGCGGCACCAAGTTCCGCCGCTTCGTCGGCGCCGACGAGTCCATCGCCATGCGCACCGTGCTGAGCTGGGCGTGGTTCCGGCCCTCGCAGGAGGCGTGGGACGAGGGGGCGCGCTGGTACCGCTGCGACCTGGTCGGCGGAGGCGAGCAGAGCAAGGAGTACGTCCGGCTGCCCGCGCAGTCCCGCGGCCTGCTCCTCGGTGGGCAGCCGCCGGACCGGTGGATGGTCTGCGCCGTGGGGCCGGCCGTCTCGGGTTCGGTGAAGGTGCCCTGCAGCCAGAAGCACGACTGGCGCGCGATCTCCACGGTGGTGCTGGGCAAGGCGGACGACCCCTACCCCGGCGACCGCGTGGTCGAGGTTCGCACCCGCGAGTTCTGCTCCGACCAGGTGGGCGCGTACCTGGAGTACCCCGTGGACTACGACTTCGGCTACACCTGGTTCCACGAGGCCGAGTGGGATGCCGGCAACCGCCGGTCGGTCTGCTGGGTGAGGACCGACGCATGA